In one Chlamydia sp. BM-2023 genomic region, the following are encoded:
- the ruvC gene encoding crossover junction endodeoxyribonuclease RuvC, with product MAQLIMGIDPGTLVSGYAIIIVEQRYQIRAHSYGAIRLSPKQTLPERYKELFQTISTVLDDVNPEAVVLETQYVHKNPQSTIKLGMARGVLILAAALKDIPIFEYAPNVAKRAVVGKGNASKQQVQLMVSKILNIPEVLNSNCEDIADAFALAICHAHTSVYTCLGVR from the coding sequence ATGGCGCAGTTGATTATGGGGATTGATCCCGGAACGCTAGTTTCTGGATATGCAATCATCATTGTTGAACAGCGTTATCAAATCCGTGCGCATAGCTACGGAGCTATTCGTTTATCTCCGAAACAAACATTACCAGAGCGTTACAAAGAGCTTTTTCAGACAATTTCTACAGTGTTAGATGATGTTAATCCTGAAGCTGTAGTCCTTGAAACGCAGTATGTTCATAAGAATCCCCAAAGTACTATAAAATTAGGAATGGCTCGCGGCGTCCTTATACTTGCGGCGGCTTTGAAAGATATTCCTATATTTGAGTATGCTCCAAACGTTGCCAAGCGGGCTGTTGTGGGCAAAGGAAACGCAAGTAAACAGCAGGTACAACTCATGGTTAGCAAAATTTTAAATATTCCTGAGGTTTTAAATTCTAACTGTGAGGATATTGCAGATGCATTTGCATTGGCAATATGCCATGCCCACACTTCTGTTTATACATGTTTAGGAGTTCGATAA
- the ruvA gene encoding Holliday junction branch migration protein RuvA, translating to MYDYIRGILTYISSGHMVVECQGLGFSVCAYDRWLMKLSSQLHQELVVYTYMVVRENEHILYGFHSRGERECFRMLISFSGVGPKTSLAILNTFSLSQLCSIARTEDVKSIASVPGIGKKTAEKLMVDLKQKLPDLLPLDNQRIASWEPAKPSFTEEGIQALAALGYPKSSAERMIAEAMNELPENASLAEILPIALKKNLQGLNKN from the coding sequence ATGTACGATTATATTCGTGGAATTCTTACTTATATTAGCTCTGGACACATGGTGGTAGAATGTCAGGGACTAGGATTTAGTGTTTGTGCTTACGATCGTTGGCTTATGAAATTGTCTAGCCAATTACATCAAGAACTTGTCGTGTATACTTATATGGTTGTTCGAGAAAATGAACATATTCTCTATGGGTTTCACTCTCGAGGGGAACGCGAATGCTTCCGTATGCTAATTTCATTTTCAGGAGTAGGGCCTAAGACTAGCCTAGCGATTTTAAATACTTTTTCTCTTAGTCAGCTGTGTTCTATAGCGCGTACTGAGGATGTAAAGTCTATAGCTTCTGTACCCGGTATTGGTAAGAAAACAGCAGAGAAACTCATGGTAGATTTAAAACAAAAGCTACCTGATTTACTACCGCTAGATAATCAAAGGATTGCCTCCTGGGAGCCAGCAAAACCTTCATTTACAGAAGAGGGAATACAAGCCTTAGCAGCTTTGGGATATCCTAAATCTTCTGCGGAGCGAATGATTGCTGAAGCTATGAATGAGTTACCTGAAAATGCCTCGTTAGCAGAGATTCTTCCTATTGCATTAAAAAAGAACTTACAAGGATTGAACAAGAACTAG
- the ndk gene encoding nucleoside-diphosphate kinase, with protein MEQTLSIIKPDSVGKAHIGEIVAIFEKAGFRIAAMKMLHLSVKEAEGFYAVHKSRPFFQELVDFMISGPVVVMVLEGDNAVVRNREIMGATNPKEAAQGTIRAQFGESIGINAVHGSDSLENAAIEIGYFFSKTEIVNSAAS; from the coding sequence ATGGAACAAACGCTATCAATTATCAAGCCTGATTCTGTGGGCAAGGCTCATATCGGAGAGATTGTTGCTATTTTTGAAAAAGCAGGATTTCGCATAGCTGCTATGAAAATGTTGCATTTGTCCGTAAAAGAAGCCGAAGGCTTTTACGCTGTTCATAAATCCCGTCCATTTTTCCAAGAACTAGTAGATTTTATGATATCAGGTCCCGTTGTGGTGATGGTGCTTGAAGGTGACAATGCTGTCGTCCGTAATCGTGAAATTATGGGTGCTACAAACCCTAAAGAAGCTGCTCAGGGAACTATTCGCGCTCAATTTGGTGAGTCTATAGGTATTAATGCTGTGCATGGATCTGACAGCTTGGAAAATGCTGCTATAGAAATTGGTTACTTCTTTAGTAAAACAGAGATAGTAAACTCAGCTGCTTCCTAA
- a CDS encoding lipoate--protein ligase family protein, whose amino-acid sequence MLTNNCIFLNLSGMPIFKQLQLEEALLRNCKKNVCIINSEVPEAVVLGISRNPEEDLHLPALKTDNIPIIKRYSGGGTVFVDKNSLFVTWIINSTEPMSSSQDLMNWTYSIYSPMFPEEFSINENDYTFGEKKIAGNAQYIQRFRWVHHTTFLWDMDIDKLARYLPVPKKQPSYRKQRLHQDFLTTIQPWFPTKESFFDKVQESASSIFLWEDLSEHELRQLFEKPHRKSTKLLSNLL is encoded by the coding sequence ATGCTCACCAATAACTGTATCTTTCTAAATCTATCTGGAATGCCCATCTTCAAGCAATTGCAGCTAGAAGAGGCCCTTCTGCGCAACTGCAAAAAAAATGTTTGTATTATTAACTCGGAAGTCCCTGAAGCGGTAGTCCTAGGTATTTCAAGAAATCCCGAGGAAGATTTACATCTTCCCGCATTAAAAACTGATAATATCCCCATAATTAAACGTTATAGTGGTGGTGGCACAGTCTTTGTGGATAAAAACAGTTTATTTGTAACTTGGATTATAAATTCTACAGAGCCAATGTCTAGCTCTCAAGATCTGATGAACTGGACTTACAGTATTTACAGTCCTATGTTCCCGGAAGAGTTTTCCATTAATGAAAACGATTATACCTTCGGGGAAAAGAAAATTGCAGGAAATGCTCAATATATTCAAAGGTTCCGCTGGGTACACCACACGACCTTTCTCTGGGATATGGACATAGACAAGCTCGCTCGCTATCTCCCAGTACCCAAAAAACAACCGTCGTACAGAAAACAACGCCTACATCAAGATTTCCTAACAACTATTCAACCCTGGTTTCCTACTAAAGAAAGCTTCTTTGATAAAGTGCAGGAATCTGCAAGCAGCATCTTTCTTTGGGAAGACCTTTCAGAACATGAGCTGAGACAACTTTTCGAAAAGCCCCACCGTAAGTCCACCAAGCTATTATCAAATTTGCTTTAG
- the mnmG gene encoding tRNA uridine-5-carboxymethylaminomethyl(34) synthesis enzyme MnmG has product MWTHPISYDVIVIGAGHAGCEAAFCSAKMGALTLMLTSNLDTIAKLSCNPAIGGIGKGHIVREIDALGGIMAEVADQSGIQFRILNQTKGPAVRAPRAQVDKQMYHINMKRLLESVPGLHIMQGTVESLLDNESVIQGVTTKEGITYLGKTVILSSGTFMRGLIHIGDRNFSGGRLGDPAATGLSAALKERGFPISRLKTGTPPRLLASSIDFSVTEEQPGESGVGFVHREELFLPPLPQVSCYITHTTEKTKDIIAANISRSALYGGRIEGIGPRYCPSIEDKIVKFADKERHHIFIEPEGIHTQEVYVNGLSTSMPFDVQYAMVRSVLGLENAVITRPAYAIEYDYVHGNVIYPNLESKIVEGLFLCGQINGTTGYEEAAAQGLIAGVNAVNKVLNKPAFIPTRQESYIGVMLDDLTTQVLDEPYRMFTGRAEHRLLLRQDNACLRLSHYGRDLGLLSKERFEVFENHKRIIEEEKLRLSKTFKKYGSSVVSLAKALCRPEVSYDVLKETFPEDVRDLGLILNASLEMEIKYSGYIDRQKALIHSLSKSENMVIPEDIDYQNIAALSLEAREKLAKFTPRTIGSASRISGIACADIQVLMVAVKKHAHQ; this is encoded by the coding sequence ATGTGGACTCACCCAATTAGTTACGATGTTATTGTCATTGGGGCTGGGCACGCTGGTTGCGAGGCCGCATTTTGTTCTGCAAAAATGGGCGCCTTAACGCTAATGCTAACTTCAAACTTAGATACTATAGCTAAGTTGAGTTGTAATCCTGCCATTGGTGGTATCGGGAAGGGACATATCGTTCGAGAAATCGACGCCCTTGGTGGTATTATGGCAGAAGTTGCGGATCAGTCTGGGATACAGTTTCGTATCCTAAACCAGACTAAGGGTCCTGCTGTTCGAGCGCCCAGGGCTCAAGTCGATAAGCAAATGTATCATATCAATATGAAACGCTTATTGGAGAGTGTCCCGGGCTTGCATATCATGCAAGGTACGGTAGAATCTTTACTAGACAATGAAAGCGTTATCCAGGGAGTTACCACAAAAGAAGGGATTACGTACCTGGGGAAGACAGTTATTCTGTCTTCTGGAACGTTTATGCGCGGCTTAATTCACATCGGCGATAGAAATTTTTCTGGAGGCCGTCTTGGAGACCCTGCTGCTACAGGGTTATCAGCTGCGTTAAAAGAGCGCGGTTTCCCTATTAGCAGGTTAAAAACAGGGACTCCTCCGCGTTTACTGGCCTCCTCAATAGATTTTTCTGTTACTGAAGAACAACCTGGTGAGTCTGGCGTAGGATTTGTTCATAGAGAAGAGTTATTCCTTCCTCCCCTCCCTCAAGTATCGTGCTATATTACCCACACTACTGAGAAAACCAAAGACATTATCGCAGCTAATATTAGTCGTTCTGCTCTTTATGGGGGGCGTATTGAAGGTATTGGGCCGCGTTACTGCCCGTCCATTGAAGATAAAATTGTTAAGTTTGCAGACAAGGAACGCCATCATATCTTCATAGAACCCGAGGGAATTCACACCCAAGAAGTTTACGTAAATGGATTATCAACATCCATGCCTTTCGACGTTCAATACGCTATGGTTCGCTCTGTCCTGGGACTAGAAAACGCCGTTATCACCCGTCCGGCTTATGCTATAGAATATGATTATGTCCATGGTAATGTAATCTATCCTAATCTAGAGAGTAAGATAGTAGAAGGTCTTTTTCTCTGCGGACAAATTAATGGAACTACAGGTTACGAAGAAGCAGCTGCTCAGGGCCTCATAGCAGGTGTTAACGCTGTAAATAAGGTTCTTAATAAACCTGCTTTTATTCCTACACGTCAGGAGTCCTATATTGGTGTAATGCTTGATGATCTTACGACACAAGTTTTAGATGAACCTTATCGTATGTTTACAGGTAGAGCAGAACACCGGTTACTCCTCAGACAAGATAATGCCTGCTTACGTTTATCACATTACGGTAGAGATCTAGGTCTGTTAAGTAAGGAGCGTTTTGAGGTATTTGAAAATCACAAACGCATTATAGAAGAAGAAAAGCTCCGTTTAAGTAAAACATTCAAAAAATATGGTAGCTCAGTAGTTTCCTTAGCTAAAGCTCTTTGTCGTCCAGAAGTATCTTATGATGTTTTAAAAGAGACCTTCCCTGAGGATGTCCGTGATTTAGGCCTGATTCTTAATGCTTCTTTGGAAATGGAAATTAAGTATTCTGGATACATAGATCGCCAAAAGGCTTTAATTCACAGCCTTTCAAAATCGGAAAATATGGTCATCCCTGAAGATATCGATTATCAAAATATCGCTGCTTTAAGTTTAGAAGCTAGGGAAAAACTAGCCAAATTTACCCCAAGAACTATAGGTTCTGCTTCGAGGATATCTGGCATTGCTTGTGCTGATATTCAAGTCTTGATGGTTGCTGTGAAAAAACATGCTCACCAATAA
- a CDS encoding AURKAIP1/COX24 domain-containing protein codes for MSSVKKKRRLKIAKHKRKKRRRRDRHKNK; via the coding sequence ATGTCATCTGTTAAGAAAAAACGAAGACTTAAAATCGCTAAGCATAAGCGTAAAAAAAGACGACGAAGAGACCGTCATAAAAATAAATAA
- the dnaB gene encoding replicative DNA helicase, which translates to MSTQTEKTPTPTLPSPPNSKESEMIVLGCMLTGVNYLNLAANQLNEDDFYYLEHKIIFRVLQDAFKQDKPIDVHLAGEELKRRNHLTVIGGPGYLITLADFAGTAAYIEEYIQIILSKSILRKMIQTAKEIEKTATEEPKDVAVALDEAQNALFKISQTTSLTQYVLVADKLQGLTSAQEKPFLIQLQEKQEFFQQHAQSGDALPISGIPTHFIDLDKIVNGFSPSNLMILAARPAMGKTALALNIAENMCFHSRLPIGIFSLEMTVNQLIHRIICSRAEVESRKISVGDLSGQDFQRIVSVVSEMQQHTLLIDDQPGLKVTDLRARARRMKESYDIQFLVIDYLQLLSGSGTLRSVESRQTEISEISRMLKTLARELNIPILCLSQLSRKVEDRANHRPMMSDLRESGSIEQDSDLVMFLLRREYYDPNDKPGTAELIIAKNRHGSIGSVPLVFEKELARFRNYSAFEFNG; encoded by the coding sequence ATGTCGACTCAAACAGAAAAGACTCCTACTCCAACCTTACCAAGCCCTCCCAACTCAAAAGAATCAGAAATGATTGTTCTTGGGTGCATGTTAACTGGAGTAAATTATCTGAATCTTGCGGCTAACCAGCTTAATGAAGACGATTTTTACTATCTCGAACACAAAATTATTTTCCGTGTTCTTCAGGATGCCTTTAAACAAGATAAACCTATAGACGTGCATCTTGCTGGCGAAGAGCTAAAACGAAGAAATCATCTCACGGTCATAGGCGGTCCTGGATATCTAATTACCCTTGCAGATTTTGCAGGGACTGCCGCCTACATTGAAGAATATATTCAGATCATTCTTTCTAAGTCCATCTTAAGGAAGATGATTCAAACGGCTAAGGAAATAGAGAAAACAGCAACGGAAGAACCCAAAGATGTCGCTGTTGCATTGGATGAAGCTCAGAATGCTTTATTTAAAATTAGCCAAACAACATCACTCACTCAATACGTGCTGGTTGCTGACAAGCTTCAAGGGCTGACCTCTGCTCAAGAGAAACCCTTTCTAATACAGCTGCAGGAAAAACAGGAATTTTTTCAGCAACATGCACAAAGTGGCGATGCTTTACCTATTTCGGGCATCCCAACACACTTCATTGATTTAGACAAAATAGTGAATGGTTTTTCTCCATCTAACTTAATGATTCTTGCAGCGCGACCTGCCATGGGGAAGACCGCTCTTGCTTTAAATATAGCAGAAAATATGTGTTTTCATAGCCGCCTTCCTATTGGGATTTTCTCTCTAGAGATGACGGTAAACCAGTTAATTCATCGCATTATATGTTCACGAGCCGAGGTAGAATCTCGAAAGATCAGTGTTGGAGATTTATCCGGGCAAGATTTTCAACGTATTGTTTCTGTTGTCAGTGAAATGCAACAACATACTTTATTGATTGATGATCAACCAGGATTAAAAGTTACTGATCTTAGAGCACGAGCTCGAAGAATGAAAGAAAGCTATGATATTCAGTTTCTGGTTATCGACTACTTACAACTTCTTTCTGGTTCGGGCACCTTACGTTCTGTAGAGAGTCGCCAAACTGAAATTTCAGAGATTTCAAGGATGCTCAAAACTCTAGCTAGAGAACTAAACATTCCTATTCTTTGTTTATCACAGCTATCTAGAAAAGTTGAAGATAGAGCCAACCATCGCCCTATGATGAGCGACCTTAGAGAAAGTGGAAGTATCGAGCAGGATTCAGACTTAGTTATGTTTCTCTTGCGACGAGAGTACTACGATCCCAATGATAAGCCTGGAACAGCAGAACTCATAATTGCTAAAAACCGTCACGGGTCTATAGGCTCTGTCCCCTTAGTGTTTGAGAAAGAACTGGCTCGTTTTAGAAACTATTCCGCCTTTGAATTCAACGGCTAA
- a CDS encoding CDP-alcohol phosphatidyltransferase family protein, with amino-acid sequence MRQFCNLLSLSRIWLALFFYQERNHLRLLVILGAMASDVLDGYLARRYKATSRLGSMLDPVTDKFFVFVCVAILYWEGSLSPSHLLLIFARDIFLVLFAIYLSIVRGWRGYDYRALFFGKIFTVVQFIILLGVTAGVKIPVMGLTPLIILGFLYFLERVMDYKKQCLD; translated from the coding sequence ATGAGACAATTTTGTAATTTACTTTCTCTATCACGTATCTGGCTAGCCTTGTTTTTTTATCAAGAGAGGAATCATCTGCGCTTGCTGGTGATACTAGGCGCCATGGCAAGCGATGTTTTGGATGGGTATCTTGCTCGTCGTTATAAGGCTACAAGTCGTCTAGGCTCCATGCTAGACCCCGTAACCGATAAATTTTTTGTTTTTGTCTGTGTTGCCATTCTTTACTGGGAAGGCTCCCTGTCTCCTTCTCACCTTCTGCTGATTTTTGCTAGAGACATTTTTCTCGTTCTATTCGCTATTTATCTCTCCATAGTCCGGGGGTGGAGGGGATATGATTACAGAGCCCTGTTCTTCGGTAAGATTTTCACAGTTGTTCAATTTATTATTCTGCTTGGGGTGACCGCTGGAGTGAAAATTCCTGTAATGGGCCTAACTCCACTCATTATTCTCGGGTTTCTCTACTTCTTAGAGAGAGTAATGGATTATAAAAAACAATGTCTTGATTGA
- the npt2 gene encoding NTP/H+ exchange transporter Npt2, producing MQSSEMKPFSRLRAYFCPIYRSEFPKFFPLFWLAFFVGFNYCLLKSMKDTLVVVGSDAGAEVIPFLKVWGIVPGAVIVTMIYGWLSSRCPRDTVFYSFIGTFVGFFFLFATVIYPMGEALHLHSLADRLQELLPKGLRGFIVMIRYWSYSIYYVMSELWSSVILSTLFWGLANEVTNVKEAGRFYALINTGLNLSSIFAGEISYWMGKHTILVLPFAKDKWHEVMMNLTILIVLAGLCMIWLYRRVHSLTLHNYNFTSVFSSGPSTAPAQAEESVASVKSKKKTKTKAKSLFLHLIRSRYLLGLAVVVLAYNLVIHLFEVVWKDQVSQIYSSHVEFNGYMSRITTLIGIVSVLAAIFLTGQCIRKWGWTVGALTTPIVMLITGALFFGAIFAVKRDVMIFGGLFNMAPLAIAAWIGGMQNVFSRATKFTFFDQTKEMAFIPLPSDEKNFGKAAIDGVVSRIGKSGGSLIYQGLLIIFSSVAASVNVIAVVLLVIMVVWIAVVALLGREYNIKVADSIAGDSIAVAHTSAAVVEKSSGEASHSKEEVATL from the coding sequence ATGCAGTCATCAGAAATGAAGCCATTTTCAAGACTGCGGGCGTACTTCTGCCCCATATATCGATCAGAGTTTCCTAAATTTTTTCCTCTTTTCTGGCTAGCTTTCTTCGTGGGATTTAATTACTGCCTCCTTAAAAGTATGAAAGATACTTTGGTGGTGGTAGGTTCTGATGCGGGTGCAGAAGTTATACCGTTCTTAAAGGTCTGGGGGATTGTCCCTGGAGCCGTGATTGTTACCATGATCTACGGATGGTTAAGTAGTCGGTGTCCTAGAGACACCGTTTTTTATTCCTTTATAGGGACGTTTGTCGGCTTCTTCTTTCTGTTTGCTACAGTAATCTATCCTATGGGAGAAGCCCTACATCTACACTCCCTTGCAGATAGGTTGCAGGAGCTACTCCCCAAAGGACTCCGCGGCTTCATTGTGATGATTCGCTATTGGAGCTACAGCATTTACTACGTAATGTCCGAGCTTTGGAGCTCTGTAATTCTCTCGACACTGTTCTGGGGACTCGCGAATGAGGTGACTAATGTTAAAGAAGCGGGAAGATTCTACGCTTTAATTAACACTGGTTTAAACCTGTCCTCTATATTCGCTGGAGAAATCTCCTATTGGATGGGGAAACATACGATTCTGGTCCTTCCTTTTGCAAAGGATAAATGGCACGAAGTGATGATGAACCTTACGATTTTGATCGTGTTAGCTGGATTATGTATGATATGGCTATATAGACGGGTTCACTCCCTAACTCTGCATAATTATAACTTTACCTCGGTATTTTCATCCGGTCCTTCGACGGCACCCGCTCAAGCGGAAGAAAGTGTTGCCAGTGTTAAATCTAAGAAAAAGACAAAAACTAAAGCCAAAAGTCTTTTCCTCCATCTCATTCGCTCTCGGTACCTCCTCGGCCTTGCTGTCGTCGTGCTAGCCTATAATCTAGTCATTCACCTCTTTGAAGTAGTTTGGAAAGACCAAGTTAGCCAGATTTATAGCTCCCATGTTGAATTTAACGGTTACATGAGTAGGATTACTACTTTGATCGGGATAGTCTCTGTTCTTGCTGCTATCTTCCTTACAGGACAGTGTATTCGTAAATGGGGATGGACTGTAGGAGCACTGACTACCCCAATTGTAATGCTTATAACCGGAGCCTTATTCTTCGGAGCAATCTTCGCTGTGAAGAGAGATGTCATGATATTTGGAGGCCTTTTCAATATGGCTCCACTGGCTATAGCCGCCTGGATAGGAGGCATGCAGAACGTCTTCTCCCGAGCAACGAAATTCACCTTCTTTGACCAGACTAAGGAAATGGCATTTATTCCTCTCCCTAGTGATGAGAAAAACTTTGGTAAAGCTGCTATCGACGGTGTGGTGTCACGCATAGGTAAGTCCGGGGGATCTTTGATCTACCAGGGACTATTAATCATCTTTTCATCTGTTGCGGCAAGTGTCAATGTGATCGCTGTTGTCCTGCTCGTCATCATGGTGGTTTGGATTGCTGTTGTAGCCCTATTAGGAAGAGAATATAATATCAAAGTTGCCGACTCTATTGCTGGAGATTCCATCGCAGTGGCTCATACTTCTGCTGCAGTTGTTGAAAAGTCTTCAGGAGAAGCTTCTCATAGTAAAGAAGAAGTCGCTACACTATAA
- a CDS encoding S49 family peptidase, translating into MKTFWHFLSKGFLSILGLSLGVVLAFFVTLMLVVSTSGMNDSQFVNMADAKGEVKDLGKDAPIIAILEMKDVISSSKHTAKVIQDAITALDAAPYKDRVKGIIIDMDCPGGEVFEIARIYSTFQFWKQRTNCPIYVFVNGLCASGGYYVACAADKIYSTSASMIGSVGVLSGPYFNVKEGLNRYGVESDLLTAGKDKAPMNPYTPWTAKDREVRQEIINYLYDQFVDIVVDNRPMLTKEKLVNVLGARLYSPIRALEEGYIDVINVTKQQVLQDLAVACQIENNYRVIGLGSDGWLKKVMSSMANSPVFTGKIQHEVLPSLDNNVNTLYYLDS; encoded by the coding sequence ATGAAAACGTTTTGGCATTTTTTGTCTAAAGGCTTCTTATCGATTCTTGGCTTGTCGCTAGGAGTGGTTCTCGCTTTCTTTGTTACTTTAATGTTAGTGGTTTCTACTTCTGGCATGAACGATTCTCAATTTGTGAACATGGCCGATGCTAAAGGAGAGGTAAAAGATCTTGGGAAAGATGCGCCAATCATTGCTATATTAGAAATGAAAGATGTAATTTCTTCGAGTAAACACACTGCAAAAGTGATCCAGGATGCTATTACAGCTTTGGATGCAGCCCCTTATAAAGATAGAGTAAAAGGCATAATAATCGATATGGATTGCCCCGGAGGTGAAGTATTTGAAATTGCTCGTATTTACTCAACTTTTCAATTTTGGAAACAACGAACAAACTGCCCTATATATGTTTTTGTAAATGGATTATGCGCATCAGGTGGATATTATGTTGCTTGCGCCGCTGATAAAATTTATTCCACATCTGCCTCTATGATAGGTTCCGTCGGAGTGCTTTCTGGGCCCTATTTTAATGTAAAAGAAGGCTTAAACCGTTATGGTGTAGAAAGTGATTTGCTCACGGCAGGAAAAGATAAGGCTCCTATGAATCCTTATACTCCTTGGACAGCTAAGGATCGTGAAGTACGTCAAGAAATTATTAACTACCTTTACGATCAATTTGTAGATATAGTTGTGGACAATCGTCCTATGCTGACTAAAGAAAAGCTCGTGAATGTGTTAGGAGCACGTTTATACTCCCCAATCAGAGCTTTAGAAGAAGGCTATATAGATGTGATCAATGTAACCAAACAACAGGTATTACAAGATCTAGCTGTTGCTTGCCAAATTGAAAATAATTATCGCGTGATTGGTTTAGGCAGTGATGGATGGTTGAAAAAAGTTATGTCTTCAATGGCAAATAGTCCCGTATTTACTGGAAAAATTCAACACGAAGTACTTCCTAGTCTGGATAACAATGTCAACACACTGTATTACTTAGATTCTTGA